The Streptomyces pactum genome contains a region encoding:
- a CDS encoding ANTAR domain-containing response regulator — MTAPESPQPVDVPDDDKSHVPPLTTRVVIAEDEALIRLDLKEMLEEEGYSVVGEAGDGEQAVELAREHKPDLVILDVKMPKLDGISAAEKIAEESIAPVLMLTAFSQRDLVERARDAGAMAYLVKPFSKSDVVPAIEMAVSRFTELKELEKEVADLSLRLETRKLVDRAKSVLQTEYGLTEPAAFRWIQKTSMDRRMSMQQVAEAVIQDAEEKKASKG, encoded by the coding sequence GTGACCGCCCCCGAGTCGCCCCAGCCCGTAGACGTGCCCGACGACGACAAGTCGCACGTTCCTCCGCTGACGACCCGAGTCGTCATCGCCGAGGACGAGGCCCTGATCCGGCTGGATCTCAAGGAGATGCTGGAGGAGGAGGGGTACTCCGTCGTCGGCGAGGCCGGAGATGGTGAGCAGGCCGTGGAACTGGCCCGGGAGCACAAGCCCGACCTCGTGATCCTCGACGTGAAGATGCCCAAGCTGGACGGCATCTCCGCGGCCGAGAAGATCGCCGAGGAGAGCATCGCGCCGGTGCTGATGCTGACCGCGTTCTCGCAGCGCGACCTGGTGGAGCGCGCCCGGGACGCCGGGGCCATGGCGTACCTCGTGAAGCCGTTCAGCAAGAGCGACGTCGTGCCGGCCATCGAGATGGCCGTCTCGCGGTTCACGGAGCTGAAGGAGCTGGAGAAGGAGGTCGCCGACCTCAGCCTGCGGCTGGAGACCCGCAAGCTGGTGGACCGGGCCAAGTCGGTGCTCCAGACGGAGTACGGCCTGACCGAGCCGGCCGCCTTCCGGTGGATCCAGAAGACGTCCATGGACCGGCGGATGTCGATGCAGCAGGTGGCCGAGGCGGTCATCCAGGACGCCGAGGAGAAGAAGGCGTCCAAGGGCTGA
- a CDS encoding pyridoxal phosphate-dependent decarboxylase family protein: MGLPPLASGPHGPEALRPLLDTVLDALRTGAAARGGPLPAGGPGAVTARVAAAVGEVLPDRGEPEALRVLVTALAEGAADPAHPLCAAHLHGPPLAVATAADLAASVLNPSLDSWDQAPAASALEALVTRALARETGAADALVTTGGTESNQLAVLLAREAHGAGVRVVHGAGAHHSVPRAAWLLGLPEPVAVPAPAGTLDPAALDEALTQVPGPHLVVATAGTTDAGLIDPLPEIADRCAAHRARLHVDAAYGAGLLFSDRHRARLAGLEAAHTVALDLHKLGWQPIAAGLLTVRDADDLAALHHRTGYLNADDDTDAGLPDLLGRSPRTSRRPDILKIAVTLKALGRGGIGALVDEVCLLAERFAALVHDHPGFELYAPPTISTVLFRPAHATDDAVAAVRRALLTTGGAVLGRARADGRLWLKATLLNPHTRPDDLAALLTLVEGHVPR; the protein is encoded by the coding sequence ATGGGCCTGCCGCCCCTCGCCTCGGGCCCGCACGGCCCCGAGGCCCTGCGGCCCCTGCTCGACACCGTGCTCGACGCGCTGCGCACCGGGGCGGCGGCACGCGGAGGTCCGCTGCCCGCGGGCGGCCCCGGCGCCGTCACCGCCCGGGTCGCCGCCGCCGTCGGCGAGGTCCTGCCCGACCGGGGCGAGCCCGAGGCGCTCCGCGTCCTGGTCACCGCGCTCGCCGAGGGCGCCGCCGACCCCGCCCACCCGCTGTGCGCGGCCCACCTGCACGGCCCGCCGCTCGCCGTCGCCACCGCCGCCGACCTCGCCGCGAGCGTCCTCAACCCCTCCCTCGACTCCTGGGACCAGGCACCCGCCGCCTCCGCGCTGGAAGCCCTGGTCACCCGCGCCCTCGCCCGGGAGACCGGCGCCGCCGACGCCCTGGTCACCACCGGCGGCACCGAGTCCAACCAGCTCGCCGTCCTGCTCGCCCGCGAGGCGCACGGCGCGGGCGTACGCGTGGTCCACGGGGCGGGCGCCCACCACTCGGTGCCCCGCGCCGCCTGGCTGCTGGGACTGCCCGAACCCGTCGCCGTCCCCGCCCCGGCCGGCACCCTCGACCCCGCGGCCCTCGACGAGGCGCTCACCCAGGTCCCCGGACCGCACCTCGTCGTCGCCACCGCCGGCACCACCGACGCCGGCCTCATCGACCCGCTGCCCGAGATCGCCGACCGCTGCGCCGCCCACCGCGCCCGCCTCCACGTCGACGCCGCCTACGGCGCGGGCCTCCTGTTCAGCGACCGGCACCGCGCCAGACTCGCGGGGCTGGAAGCCGCCCACACGGTCGCCCTCGACCTGCACAAACTGGGCTGGCAGCCGATCGCCGCCGGTCTCCTCACGGTCCGGGACGCCGACGACCTCGCCGCGCTCCACCACCGCACCGGCTACCTCAACGCCGACGACGACACCGACGCCGGACTCCCCGACCTCCTCGGCCGCTCCCCGCGCACCAGCCGCCGACCCGACATCCTCAAGATCGCCGTCACCCTCAAGGCCCTGGGGCGCGGCGGGATCGGCGCCCTCGTCGACGAGGTCTGCCTGCTCGCCGAGCGGTTCGCCGCCCTCGTCCACGACCACCCCGGCTTCGAGCTGTACGCCCCGCCCACCATCAGCACGGTCCTGTTCCGGCCCGCCCACGCCACCGACGACGCCGTCGCCGCCGTACGCCGGGCCCTGCTCACCACCGGCGGCGCCGTCCTCGGCCGCGCCCGTGCCGACGGCCGGCTCTGGCTCAAGGCGACCCTGCTCAACCCCCACACCCGGCCCGACGACCTGGCCGCCCTCCTGACCCTCGTGGAAGGACACGTCCCGCGATGA
- a CDS encoding ABC transporter ATP-binding protein yields MTTDTTTKDTTPGAPTPGTTVLDARGVTMRFGGLTAVNGVDLTVNSGEIVGLIGPNGAGKTTFFNCLTGLYIPTEGEVRYKGTVLPAKSFKVTAAGIARTFQNIRLFANMTVLENVLVGRHTRTKEGFWSAVLRGPGFHRAEATSRERAMELLEFVGLAPKAGHLARNLPYGEQRKLEIARALASEPGLLLLDEPTAGMNPQETRATEELVFAIRDQGTAVLVIEHDMRFIFNLCDRVAVLVQGEKLIEGDSATVQGDERVIAAYLGEPLANDPGAAEAAEVEAAEAHAQADTTTDTAAGKENDR; encoded by the coding sequence ATGACCACCGACACCACCACCAAGGACACCACCCCGGGCGCCCCCACCCCCGGCACCACCGTCCTCGACGCACGCGGCGTCACCATGCGCTTCGGCGGACTCACCGCCGTCAACGGCGTGGACCTCACCGTCAACAGCGGCGAGATCGTCGGCCTCATCGGCCCCAACGGCGCCGGCAAAACCACCTTCTTCAACTGCCTGACAGGTCTGTACATCCCGACCGAGGGCGAAGTCCGCTACAAGGGCACGGTCCTGCCGGCCAAGTCCTTCAAGGTGACGGCCGCCGGCATCGCCCGCACGTTCCAGAACATCCGGCTGTTCGCCAACATGACGGTCCTGGAGAACGTCCTCGTCGGCCGCCACACCCGCACCAAGGAGGGCTTCTGGTCGGCCGTCCTGCGCGGCCCCGGCTTCCACAGAGCCGAAGCCACCTCCCGCGAACGCGCCATGGAACTCCTGGAGTTCGTCGGCCTCGCCCCCAAAGCCGGCCACCTCGCCCGAAACCTGCCCTACGGCGAACAACGCAAGCTCGAGATCGCCCGCGCCCTCGCCAGCGAACCAGGCCTACTCCTCCTGGACGAACCGACGGCCGGCATGAACCCCCAGGAAACCCGGGCCACCGAGGAACTCGTCTTCGCCATCCGCGACCAGGGCACCGCCGTCCTCGTCATCGAGCACGACATGCGCTTCATCTTCAACCTCTGCGACCGCGTCGCCGTCCTCGTACAGGGCGAGAAACTCATCGAGGGCGACAGCGCCACCGTCCAGGGCGACGAACGGGTCATCGCCGCCTACCTCGGCGAACCCCTCGCGAACGACCCCGGCGCCGCGGAAGCCGCCGAAGTGGAAGCCGCCGAGGCCCACGCCCAGGCCGACACCACCACGGACACCGCGGCCGGCAAGGAGAACGACCGATGA
- a CDS encoding ABC transporter ATP-binding protein, giving the protein MTALLEVEDLRVAYGKIEAVKGISFKVDAGEVVTLIGTNGAGKTTTLRTLSGLLKPVGGQIKFGGKSLKKTPAHQIVSLGLAHSPEGRHIFPRMTIEDNLRLGAFLRNDKPGIEKDIQRAYDLFPILGERRKQAAGTLSGGEQQMLAMGRALMSQPKLLMLDEPSMGLSPIMMQKIMSTVAELKSQGTTILLVEQNAQAALSLADHGHVMEVGNIVLSGSGQDLLHDESVRKAYLGED; this is encoded by the coding sequence ATGACCGCACTGCTCGAGGTCGAGGACCTCCGCGTCGCCTACGGCAAGATCGAGGCCGTCAAGGGCATCTCGTTCAAGGTCGACGCCGGTGAGGTGGTCACCCTGATCGGCACCAACGGCGCCGGCAAGACCACCACCCTGCGCACCCTGTCCGGCCTCCTCAAGCCGGTCGGCGGGCAGATCAAGTTCGGCGGCAAGTCGCTCAAGAAGACCCCCGCCCACCAGATCGTCTCCCTGGGGCTCGCGCACTCCCCCGAGGGCCGGCACATCTTCCCCCGCATGACGATCGAGGACAACCTCCGCCTCGGCGCCTTCCTGCGCAACGACAAGCCGGGCATCGAGAAGGACATCCAGCGCGCCTACGACCTCTTCCCCATCCTCGGCGAACGCCGGAAGCAGGCCGCGGGCACCCTTTCCGGCGGTGAGCAGCAGATGCTGGCCATGGGCCGCGCCCTGATGTCCCAGCCCAAGCTGCTCATGCTCGACGAGCCCTCCATGGGCCTCTCGCCGATCATGATGCAGAAGATCATGTCGACGGTCGCCGAGCTGAAGTCCCAGGGCACCACCATCCTGCTCGTCGAGCAGAACGCCCAGGCGGCCCTGTCCCTGGCCGACCACGGCCACGTGATGGAGGTCGGCAACATCGTCCTGTCCGGCAGCGGGCAGGACCTCCTCCACGACGAGTCGGTCCGCAAGGCCTACCTCGGCGAGGACTGA
- a CDS encoding branched-chain amino acid ABC transporter permease, translated as MTTQTTEKTPNTPVTGAATGLIGIPPHLGRALATGGGLLTIASTFLAWTWTAAFPGDLTVYGYPGGLQVLVLIGGALTTLFGLSSYGVKGLRWLTPAGADAALRFAALATFATTWYTVLAISLQLGGLVNLEPGAYIAAIVTLTALLGALALPFERPAPDPIDPDETGWSLAKHRAGHGWQTVKAAFAAGEPGPVRALPSYAEILIIVAVLAVCLTVFTYGIGTEYDELFVGFLITAGFGFAAAHKAGLIRQATQITARHQTITIWGAFVAAALFPFTQTDDQYATIGVYILIFATVALGLNIVVGLAGLLDLGYVAFLGVGAYAAALVSGSPSSPFGVHFPFWAAVLVGAAASLIFGVLIGAPTLRLRGDYLAIVTLGFGEIFRIAVLNMDGTSGPDITNGSNGISAVPDLNILGFDLGARHDVLGVTIGRFANYFFLMLIITAVVVLVFRRSSDSRIGRAWVAIREDETAALAMGINGFRVKLVAFAVGAALAGLAGTVQAHVTYTVTPEQYLFAGTTPPNSAFLLAAVVLGGMGTIGGPLLGAALLFLIPNKLQFLGDYQLLAFGLALVLLMRFRPEGLIPNRRRQLEFHDKAEAPAVLGKTGA; from the coding sequence ATGACCACACAGACCACAGAGAAGACCCCGAACACCCCCGTCACCGGCGCGGCGACCGGCCTCATCGGCATCCCACCGCACCTCGGACGCGCCCTCGCCACCGGCGGCGGCCTCCTCACCATCGCCTCCACCTTCCTCGCCTGGACCTGGACCGCCGCCTTCCCCGGCGACCTCACCGTCTACGGCTACCCGGGCGGCCTCCAGGTCCTCGTCCTCATCGGCGGCGCCCTCACCACCCTCTTCGGCCTCTCCTCCTACGGCGTCAAAGGCCTCCGCTGGCTCACCCCCGCCGGCGCCGACGCCGCACTGAGGTTCGCCGCACTCGCCACCTTCGCGACCACCTGGTACACCGTCCTCGCCATCAGCCTCCAGCTCGGCGGCCTGGTCAACCTCGAACCCGGCGCCTACATCGCGGCGATCGTCACCCTCACCGCCCTCCTCGGCGCCCTCGCGCTCCCCTTCGAGCGCCCCGCACCCGACCCCATCGACCCCGACGAGACCGGCTGGAGCCTCGCCAAGCACCGCGCGGGCCACGGCTGGCAGACCGTCAAGGCCGCCTTCGCCGCCGGCGAGCCCGGCCCCGTACGCGCCCTGCCCTCCTACGCCGAGATCCTCATCATCGTCGCGGTCCTCGCCGTCTGCCTCACCGTCTTCACCTACGGCATCGGCACCGAGTACGACGAACTCTTCGTCGGCTTCCTGATCACGGCCGGGTTCGGCTTCGCGGCCGCCCACAAGGCAGGCCTCATCCGCCAGGCCACCCAGATCACCGCACGGCACCAGACCATCACCATCTGGGGCGCCTTCGTCGCCGCGGCACTCTTCCCCTTCACCCAGACCGACGACCAGTACGCCACCATCGGCGTCTACATCCTGATCTTCGCCACCGTCGCCCTCGGCCTCAACATCGTCGTCGGCCTCGCCGGCCTCCTCGACCTCGGCTACGTCGCCTTCCTCGGCGTCGGCGCCTACGCCGCCGCCCTGGTCTCCGGCTCGCCCAGCTCGCCCTTCGGCGTCCACTTCCCCTTCTGGGCCGCCGTCCTGGTCGGCGCCGCCGCCTCACTCATCTTCGGCGTACTGATCGGCGCCCCCACCCTGCGGCTGCGCGGCGACTACCTCGCCATCGTGACCCTCGGCTTCGGTGAGATCTTCCGCATCGCCGTCCTCAACATGGACGGCACCTCCGGACCCGACATCACCAACGGCTCCAACGGCATCTCGGCCGTGCCGGACCTGAACATCCTCGGATTCGACCTCGGCGCCCGGCACGACGTCCTCGGCGTCACCATCGGCCGGTTCGCCAACTACTTCTTCCTGATGCTGATCATCACCGCCGTCGTCGTCCTCGTCTTCCGACGCAGCAGCGACTCCCGCATCGGCCGGGCCTGGGTCGCCATCCGCGAGGACGAGACCGCCGCGCTCGCCATGGGCATCAACGGCTTCCGCGTCAAGCTGGTCGCGTTCGCCGTAGGCGCCGCCCTCGCCGGCCTCGCCGGCACCGTCCAGGCACACGTCACCTACACCGTGACCCCCGAGCAATACCTCTTCGCCGGTACCACGCCCCCCAACTCCGCGTTCCTGCTCGCCGCGGTCGTCCTCGGCGGCATGGGCACCATCGGCGGACCACTCCTCGGCGCCGCACTGCTCTTCCTCATCCCCAACAAGCTCCAGTTCCTCGGCGACTACCAGCTCCTCGCCTTCGGACTCGCGCTCGTCCTGCTCATGCGGTTCCGCCCCGAAGGCCTCATCCCCAACCGGCGCCGCCAACTGGAATTCCACGACAAGGCCGAAGCGCCCGCAGTCCTCGGCAAGACAGGGGCCTGA
- the pyk gene encoding pyruvate kinase, whose product MRRAKIVCTLGPATDSYDQIKDLVDAGMDIARFNFSHGTHAEHEERYHRVRKASDETGRSVGALADLQGPKIRLGHFAEGPVLLERGDTFTITVEEGVDGDRHTCGTTYAGLAADVTPGERVLVDDGKVCLEVTGVDGPRVRTTVVEGGMVSDHKGLNLPGVAVSVPALSKKDEDDLRWALRSGFDVIALSFVRSGRDVLDVHRIMDEEGRRLPVIAKVEKPQAVENIEDIVAAFDGIMVARGDLGVEMPLEQVPIVQKRAIKLAKRNAKPVIVATQMLDSMIDNARPTRAEASDVANAVIDGTDAVMLSGETSVGKHATDTVRTMARIVEAAEEDILAKGLPPLTERNKPRTQGGAVARAAAEIGDFLGARYLVAFTQSGDTVRRLSRYRSPIPLLAFTPEPATRSQLSLTWGVETFLGPHADSTDAMVDQVDQLLTRYGRCEKGDVVVITAGSPPGVSGTTNLVRVHHIGEDDR is encoded by the coding sequence ATGCGCCGAGCAAAGATCGTCTGTACCCTTGGGCCCGCCACCGACTCGTACGACCAGATCAAGGACCTGGTCGACGCCGGAATGGACATCGCCCGCTTCAATTTCAGCCATGGCACCCACGCCGAACACGAAGAGCGTTATCACCGTGTCCGCAAGGCGTCCGACGAGACCGGCCGCAGCGTGGGCGCCCTCGCCGACCTTCAGGGTCCGAAGATCCGGCTCGGCCACTTCGCCGAAGGCCCCGTACTCCTTGAACGCGGCGACACCTTCACCATCACCGTCGAAGAGGGCGTCGACGGTGACCGTCACACCTGCGGCACCACCTACGCCGGCCTCGCCGCCGACGTCACCCCCGGTGAGCGCGTCCTCGTCGACGACGGCAAGGTCTGCCTGGAGGTCACCGGCGTCGACGGCCCCCGGGTGCGGACCACGGTGGTCGAGGGCGGCATGGTCTCCGACCACAAGGGTCTCAACCTCCCCGGCGTCGCCGTGTCCGTCCCGGCCCTCTCCAAGAAGGACGAGGACGACCTGCGCTGGGCGCTGCGGAGCGGCTTCGACGTCATCGCCCTGTCCTTCGTCCGCAGCGGCCGGGACGTCCTCGACGTCCACCGCATCATGGACGAGGAGGGCCGCCGCCTCCCCGTCATCGCCAAGGTCGAGAAGCCGCAGGCCGTGGAGAACATCGAGGACATCGTCGCGGCCTTCGACGGCATCATGGTCGCCCGGGGCGACCTCGGTGTCGAAATGCCCCTGGAGCAGGTCCCCATCGTCCAGAAGCGCGCGATCAAGCTCGCCAAGCGCAACGCCAAGCCGGTCATCGTCGCGACCCAGATGCTCGACTCGATGATCGACAACGCCCGTCCGACCCGTGCGGAGGCGTCCGACGTGGCCAACGCGGTCATCGACGGCACGGACGCGGTGATGCTCTCCGGCGAGACGAGCGTCGGCAAGCACGCGACCGACACGGTGCGCACGATGGCCCGGATCGTCGAGGCGGCGGAGGAGGACATCCTCGCCAAGGGGCTGCCCCCGCTGACCGAGCGCAACAAGCCCCGCACCCAGGGCGGCGCGGTCGCCCGCGCGGCGGCGGAGATCGGTGACTTCCTCGGCGCGAGGTACCTGGTCGCCTTCACCCAGTCGGGCGACACCGTCCGCCGCCTGTCCCGCTACCGCTCACCCATCCCGCTGCTCGCCTTCACCCCCGAGCCGGCGACGCGTTCGCAGCTCAGCCTGACCTGGGGGGTGGAGACCTTCCTCGGCCCGCACGCGGACTCCACGGATGCGATGGTCGATCAGGTCGACCAACTGCTCACCAGGTACGGGCGCTGCGAAAAAGGTGACGTCGTGGTCATCACGGCCGGTTCGCCGCCCGGGGTGTCGGGTACGACGAATCTCGTGCGGGTGCACCACATCGGGGAGGACGACCGCTGA
- a CDS encoding bifunctional metallophosphatase/5'-nucleotidase, with the protein MPLNRRKFLSRSAVTGAGVALAGAAAAPAAGAASAHKGRKKPKRYALTVLGTTDLHGHVFNWDYFKDAEYADAAGNAQGLARVSTLVDQVREEKGRHNTLLLDAGDTIQGTPLTYYYAKVDPITAEGGPVHPMAQAMNAIGYDAVALGNHEFNYGIETLRRFEEQCDFPLLGANAVDAKTLKPAFPPYFMKTFRVKGAPPVKVAVLGLTNPGIAIWDKAYVQGKLAFPGLEEQAAKWVPKLRSMGADVVVVSAHSGTSGTSSYGDQIPYVENAAANVARQVPGIDAILVGHAHQEIAELKVVNEETGKTVVLSEPLCYAERLTLFDFELVFERGRWHVESVRASLRDCATVEDDPRITELLTDEHTKVVAYVNQVVGTATETLTTVEARYKDAPIIDLITRVQEDVVKEALAGTEYAALPVLAQASPFSRTSEIPAGEVTIRDLSSLYVYDNTLVAKLMTGAQLRAYLEYSAEYYVRTAAGAPVNVDELTNANGRPDYNYDYVSGLTYEIDIAQAPGSRVKNLAHGGAPLDDTQQFVLAVNNYRANGGGAFPHVASARELWSESTEIRTRIAEWATAKGVLDPRDFASVDWSLTRNGTPVF; encoded by the coding sequence ATGCCGTTGAACCGCCGGAAGTTCCTGAGCAGGTCCGCCGTGACGGGGGCGGGGGTGGCGCTGGCCGGCGCGGCGGCGGCTCCGGCGGCCGGGGCGGCCTCCGCTCACAAGGGCCGCAAGAAGCCCAAGCGGTACGCGCTGACCGTGCTGGGCACCACCGACCTGCACGGACACGTCTTCAACTGGGACTACTTCAAGGACGCCGAGTACGCGGACGCGGCCGGCAACGCCCAGGGGCTGGCCCGCGTCTCCACGCTGGTGGACCAGGTCCGCGAGGAGAAGGGCCGCCACAACACGCTGCTGCTGGACGCGGGCGACACCATCCAGGGCACCCCGCTGACGTACTACTACGCGAAGGTCGACCCGATCACCGCCGAGGGCGGCCCGGTGCACCCGATGGCGCAGGCGATGAACGCGATCGGGTACGACGCGGTGGCGCTGGGCAACCACGAGTTCAACTACGGCATCGAGACGCTGCGCAGGTTCGAGGAGCAGTGCGACTTCCCGCTGCTCGGCGCGAACGCGGTGGACGCGAAGACGCTGAAGCCCGCCTTCCCGCCGTACTTCATGAAGACCTTCCGGGTGAAGGGCGCGCCGCCGGTGAAGGTGGCGGTGCTGGGTCTGACCAACCCGGGCATCGCGATCTGGGACAAGGCGTACGTGCAGGGCAAGCTGGCCTTCCCGGGGCTTGAGGAGCAGGCGGCCAAGTGGGTGCCGAAGCTGCGCTCGATGGGCGCGGACGTGGTGGTCGTCTCGGCGCACTCGGGGACGTCCGGCACCTCCTCCTACGGTGACCAGATCCCGTACGTCGAGAACGCGGCGGCCAACGTGGCCAGGCAGGTGCCGGGCATCGACGCGATCCTCGTCGGGCACGCGCACCAGGAGATCGCGGAGCTGAAGGTCGTCAACGAGGAGACCGGGAAGACGGTCGTGCTGTCGGAGCCGCTGTGCTACGCCGAGCGGCTCACCCTCTTCGACTTCGAGCTGGTATTCGAGCGGGGCCGCTGGCACGTGGAGTCGGTCAGGGCGTCGCTGCGCGACTGCGCCACGGTCGAGGACGACCCCCGGATCACCGAGCTGCTGACGGACGAACACACGAAGGTCGTGGCGTACGTCAACCAGGTCGTCGGCACCGCCACCGAGACGCTGACGACGGTGGAGGCGCGGTACAAGGACGCCCCGATCATCGACCTGATCACCAGGGTGCAGGAGGACGTGGTCAAGGAGGCGCTGGCCGGCACGGAGTACGCCGCGCTGCCGGTCCTGGCGCAGGCGTCGCCCTTCTCGCGGACCTCGGAGATCCCGGCCGGCGAGGTGACCATCCGGGACCTGTCGAGCCTGTACGTGTACGACAACACCCTGGTGGCGAAGCTGATGACCGGCGCCCAGTTGCGGGCGTACCTGGAGTACTCGGCGGAGTACTACGTCCGGACCGCGGCGGGTGCGCCGGTGAACGTGGACGAGCTGACCAACGCGAACGGCCGCCCGGACTACAACTACGACTACGTGTCGGGCCTGACGTACGAGATCGACATCGCGCAGGCGCCCGGTTCGCGCGTGAAGAACCTCGCCCACGGCGGTGCCCCGCTGGACGACACCCAGCAGTTCGTGCTGGCGGTGAACAACTACCGGGCCAACGGCGGCGGCGCCTTCCCGCACGTGGCGTCGGCCAGGGAGCTGTGGTCGGAGTCGACCGAGATCCGCACCCGGATCGCCGAGTGGGCGACGGCGAAGGGCGTGCTGGACCCGAGGGACTTCGCGTCCGTGGACTGGTCGCTGACACGGAACGGCACGCCGGTGTTCTGA
- a CDS encoding lysine N(6)-hydroxylase/L-ornithine N(5)-oxygenase family protein has translation MTTAAHHTPDAPRDLVGIGIGPFNLSLAALADPLTGLDAVFYDQRPAFHWHPGLLIDGARVQVPFLADLVTLADPASPWTFLNHLRARERLFPFYFAERFHIQRAEYDAYCRWVAENLPSLRFHHQVDAVRWNPERGLFEVDYTQLDADGEAEALGRTHARNVVLGVGTEPYVPDPLRPLVDDPGVPVVHAAHYLDHRDGLLAAGHVTVIGTGQSGAEVFLDLLRHRPAGREKLHWLGRTEAFAPMEYSKLGLEHFTPDYTRYFHGLVEPVRDRLVASQWQLHKGIDADTTAAIHDELYRRTLDGGWPDTVLTPGVHVRTAGRIATTQVELHLEHAQQKTRSRLTTDAVVLATGYRERPLGRVLAGLDPYMRRDGHERPRVDERFRLVLDPCVTGSVYVQNAETHTHGVGAPDLGLGAWRGATILNDLTGQEPYPLPRRTAFTTFGLERGLPQIPSARGRRALTPLVEGI, from the coding sequence ATGACCACCGCCGCGCACCACACCCCCGACGCCCCCCGCGACCTCGTCGGCATCGGCATCGGCCCCTTCAACCTCTCCCTCGCCGCCCTCGCCGACCCCCTCACCGGCCTCGACGCCGTCTTCTACGACCAGCGCCCCGCCTTCCACTGGCACCCCGGCCTGCTGATCGACGGCGCGCGCGTCCAGGTGCCCTTCCTCGCCGACCTGGTCACCCTCGCCGACCCGGCCAGCCCCTGGACCTTCCTCAACCACCTCAGGGCCCGCGAACGCCTCTTCCCCTTCTACTTCGCCGAACGCTTCCACATCCAGCGCGCCGAGTACGACGCCTACTGCCGCTGGGTCGCCGAGAACCTCCCCTCCCTCCGCTTCCACCACCAGGTCGACGCCGTCCGCTGGAACCCGGAACGCGGACTCTTCGAGGTCGACTACACCCAGCTCGACGCCGACGGCGAGGCCGAGGCCCTCGGCCGCACCCACGCCCGCAACGTCGTCCTGGGCGTCGGCACCGAGCCGTACGTCCCCGACCCGCTCCGCCCCCTCGTCGACGACCCCGGCGTTCCCGTCGTCCACGCCGCCCACTACCTCGACCACCGCGACGGGCTCCTCGCCGCCGGACACGTCACCGTCATCGGCACCGGCCAGTCCGGCGCGGAGGTCTTCCTCGACCTGCTCCGACACCGGCCCGCCGGCCGCGAGAAACTGCACTGGCTCGGCCGCACCGAGGCCTTCGCGCCCATGGAGTACTCCAAGCTCGGCCTGGAGCACTTCACCCCCGACTACACCCGCTACTTCCACGGCCTGGTCGAGCCCGTCCGCGACCGGCTCGTCGCCTCGCAGTGGCAGCTCCACAAAGGCATCGACGCCGACACCACCGCCGCCATCCACGACGAGCTCTACCGGCGCACCCTCGACGGCGGCTGGCCCGACACCGTCCTCACCCCCGGCGTCCACGTCCGCACCGCCGGCCGCATCGCCACCACCCAGGTCGAACTCCATCTGGAACACGCCCAGCAGAAGACCCGCTCCCGCCTCACCACCGACGCCGTCGTCCTCGCCACCGGCTACCGCGAACGCCCCCTGGGCCGCGTCCTCGCCGGCCTCGACCCCTACATGCGGCGCGACGGCCACGAGCGCCCCCGCGTCGACGAGCGCTTCCGCCTCGTCCTCGACCCCTGCGTCACCGGATCGGTCTACGTCCAGAACGCCGAGACGCACACCCACGGCGTCGGCGCGCCCGACCTCGGCCTCGGCGCCTGGCGCGGCGCGACCATCCTGAACGACCTGACGGGGCAGGAGCCGTACCCGCTGCCCCGCCGCACCGCCTTCACCACCTTCGGCCTGGAGCGGGGACTGCCCCAGATCCCCTCCGCACGCGGCCGGCGGGCGCTGACCCCGCTGGTGGAGGGAATCTGA